Proteins from a single region of Butyrivibrio fibrisolvens:
- a CDS encoding DUF308 domain-containing protein: MTIWQKLRNVLLAVSMIIVGVTMLVFGEEAYMAIIGIFALALEIKGIRMLWFYFRMARYMVGGQNIFFRGILFFDFGIFTGSLVWVPRAYVLMYLAGTLAFSGVVDLLGANEARGIQSSWKLKTFEGVVKVLIAISSLILVRSGTRVVDVCAIGFIFSAVMRIASTFRRQQVITID, encoded by the coding sequence ATGACGATTTGGCAGAAATTAAGAAATGTATTATTGGCTGTTTCAATGATAATCGTAGGCGTGACAATGCTTGTTTTTGGCGAAGAAGCATATATGGCCATTATAGGCATTTTTGCTCTTGCTTTGGAGATAAAGGGAATACGTATGCTTTGGTTCTACTTTAGAATGGCACGCTACATGGTAGGCGGTCAGAATATCTTTTTTCGCGGAATACTGTTCTTTGATTTTGGGATATTTACAGGTTCTCTTGTGTGGGTACCAAGAGCGTATGTTCTTATGTACCTGGCAGGCACGTTAGCCTTTTCGGGTGTTGTAGATCTTCTTGGAGCGAATGAGGCAAGAGGAATTCAGAGCTCCTGGAAACTTAAGACTTTTGAGGGGGTGGTAAAGGTGCTGATTGCAATTAGCAGCCTGATCCTCGTGCGAAGCGGAACAAGGGTAGTGGATGTCTGTGCTATTGGTTTTATCTTTTCGGCAGTCATGAGGATTGCGAGTACATTCCGCCGCCAGCAGGTGATTACGATAGATTAG
- a CDS encoding DUF6765 family protein produces MQGDFHYYATYSAALLAGYDHKSSVDICHAAQLVDHCSRTWLKKAGGPSQAATTQLQAELLQARTDPIGLCDITRIWSSFHFLPRDLYADVDKGSQNYKDKYRLICGPNGDLIVDTVKLARGKGCEAAGIAMHVLADTWAHTYFAGTPSLVINNTNWYFYELFPGDGSEPERRQIKFSHNPSASEDVDKPVYVGSVYQSDENSIMNLGHGRAGHLPDYSYIRYAYLPAWGGYREIIKDNPHDYECAFAQMVYALSYLRGETDDFQKETYDADKISPHIDRIRGIIAKRQVDASADWKAFGESLSGEEISDFNKDEHIEEYMDSENKSDTYLGCFFEAALAQKKMVAARIMESDNRIAGSL; encoded by the coding sequence ATGCAGGGAGATTTTCATTATTATGCAACCTATAGCGCTGCATTACTTGCGGGGTACGATCATAAAAGCAGCGTCGATATATGCCATGCGGCACAACTAGTGGATCACTGCTCACGCACCTGGTTGAAAAAAGCAGGCGGGCCTTCTCAGGCAGCCACAACACAGCTCCAGGCAGAGCTGTTGCAGGCAAGGACAGATCCAATAGGCCTGTGCGACATAACAAGGATATGGTCGTCATTCCATTTCCTGCCCAGGGACCTGTATGCAGATGTCGATAAAGGATCACAGAATTATAAGGATAAGTATCGTCTGATCTGCGGACCAAACGGGGATCTTATTGTAGATACAGTAAAGCTGGCTCGTGGAAAGGGGTGCGAAGCAGCAGGTATAGCCATGCATGTCCTTGCTGATACCTGGGCTCATACATATTTTGCAGGGACACCGTCTCTGGTCATAAATAACACAAACTGGTACTTTTATGAGCTTTTCCCAGGGGATGGATCAGAACCGGAGCGCAGGCAGATAAAGTTCTCGCATAACCCATCAGCTTCAGAGGATGTGGATAAGCCGGTATATGTTGGCAGTGTATACCAGTCCGATGAAAATTCAATCATGAATCTTGGTCATGGACGCGCGGGGCACCTGCCAGACTACAGCTATATCCGCTACGCTTACCTACCAGCATGGGGCGGATACAGGGAAATCATAAAGGATAATCCGCACGATTATGAATGTGCATTTGCCCAGATGGTATATGCATTGTCATACCTCCGTGGGGAAACAGATGATTTTCAAAAAGAAACCTACGATGCAGATAAGATTTCTCCACATATAGATAGGATACGGGGAATAATTGCTAAGCGTCAGGTTGATGCTTCTGCAGACTGGAAGGCTTTTGGCGAGAGCCTTTCGGGTGAAGAGATTTCTGATTTTAATAAGGATGAGCATATTGAGGAATACATGGATAGCGAAAATAAATCCGACACTTACCTAGGATGTTTTTTCGAGGCAGCTCTTGCTCAAAAGAAGATGGTAGCTGCCAGGATCATGGAATCCGACAACCGCATTGCGGGATCGTTATAG
- a CDS encoding CPBP family intramembrane glutamic endopeptidase, translating to MTKKHSVLDHPIIGYFVLLIFVMAFSSIGASLIDEPLSKVIPGYAREMSGFGITATYASGIGAAIGVILAAIIFTLWFRPDFKGVLGGKGFLWGIVVMLPFLLADYAGAAIDIHTFGLGNALVAFLSALSPGFTEEAAFRGLGIANYMRTIKSEKQIKAIFWLSTLLFAGVHITNIFSAGNPVAGIFQVVYCVGVGAIFGAVYLRTANLWVVMIAHFTLDFAGLINGYYSSTGGLSTQLVASDWVNLAVSAIGIVTALILLSPKHYPQIMGLWKEKWSR from the coding sequence ATGACTAAGAAACATTCTGTTTTAGATCATCCAATTATCGGATATTTTGTTCTTTTAATATTTGTTATGGCTTTTTCATCTATTGGTGCATCCCTGATAGATGAACCGCTTTCAAAGGTTATACCGGGTTACGCAAGAGAAATGTCCGGATTTGGTATCACTGCGACATATGCGTCCGGTATCGGAGCCGCTATTGGTGTTATTTTAGCGGCTATTATATTTACACTTTGGTTCAGGCCTGACTTCAAAGGCGTTCTTGGCGGGAAAGGCTTTTTGTGGGGTATTGTGGTTATGCTTCCTTTCCTTTTAGCTGATTATGCAGGCGCTGCTATTGATATTCACACATTTGGACTTGGCAATGCGCTTGTTGCGTTTTTATCCGCTCTTTCGCCCGGTTTTACAGAGGAAGCAGCATTCAGAGGCCTGGGCATAGCCAACTACATGAGAACGATCAAGTCTGAAAAGCAGATAAAAGCTATATTTTGGCTGTCCACGTTATTGTTCGCCGGTGTACATATAACCAATATCTTTTCAGCTGGAAATCCTGTGGCGGGGATCTTTCAGGTAGTATACTGTGTCGGTGTTGGCGCGATTTTTGGCGCGGTATATTTACGTACTGCTAATCTCTGGGTTGTAATGATCGCGCATTTTACACTGGATTTTGCCGGACTTATTAACGGTTACTATTCTTCAACAGGCGGTCTTTCAACACAGTTGGTTGCCAGTGATTGGGTTAATCTTGCGGTATCTGCGATAGGAATAGTGACTGCATTGATCCTGTTATCACCCAAGCATTACCCACAGATCATGGGACTTTGGAAAGAAAAGTGGAGCAGGTAG
- a CDS encoding CPBP family intramembrane glutamic endopeptidase, which translates to MKKNEDGNFVLSGREHGGYRWFKPLQVILFTAAFYAVLLGAVLVMTILAGLMSGVSPGEILSGNSRGYDNVDMYTPVGAIMNIGSIAVLLPALFFATLVVRYRSFGTYQSVTGKWRMRHFLIYFVTGLIVVALPLAICSFIKGEATGEIHFTIAGFIICMVLGFCQCMAEEHIFRGLLMQTFGGWTRITTVAIILQAVPFAIIHPYNITGKISVLLSGILMGVMVYISGGLEASCAYHILNNVTLYIINGFGIQTVSTNLNISDLVFDVLVQGAFIVLIVFLTGKIGEKRK; encoded by the coding sequence ATGAAGAAAAACGAAGACGGTAATTTCGTGCTGTCCGGCAGAGAACATGGAGGATACAGATGGTTCAAACCGCTTCAGGTCATTCTGTTTACCGCAGCATTTTATGCAGTGCTGCTGGGAGCTGTGTTAGTGATGACTATTTTGGCGGGACTGATGTCAGGAGTAAGCCCGGGAGAAATACTTTCGGGGAATAGCAGAGGGTACGATAATGTAGACATGTATACACCTGTCGGTGCAATCATGAACATCGGAAGTATTGCTGTTTTATTACCCGCACTCTTTTTTGCCACATTAGTCGTACGCTACAGATCATTTGGCACATATCAGTCTGTCACGGGTAAATGGAGAATGCGGCATTTCCTGATATACTTTGTAACCGGATTGATCGTTGTTGCTCTGCCTCTGGCAATTTGCTCTTTCATCAAAGGTGAAGCTACAGGGGAGATTCATTTTACCATAGCCGGTTTCATCATCTGCATGGTACTCGGATTCTGTCAGTGTATGGCGGAGGAACATATTTTTCGGGGACTTCTTATGCAGACGTTTGGCGGATGGACGAGGATTACGACTGTTGCGATCATTCTTCAGGCGGTTCCGTTTGCCATAATTCATCCATATAATATCACCGGAAAGATATCTGTGCTGTTATCCGGAATTCTCATGGGAGTTATGGTATATATCAGCGGTGGACTTGAGGCATCATGTGCCTATCATATATTGAACAATGTAACCTTATATATCATAAATGGTTTCGGGATACAGACCGTTTCAACCAATCTGAACATATCGGACCTCGTATTTGACGTCCTTGTTCAGGGAGCATTTATTGTATTGATAGTTTTCTTGACCGGCAAGATAGGAGAAAAAAGAAAATGA